From one Rhizobium sp. CIAT894 genomic stretch:
- the bcsN gene encoding cellulose biosynthesis protein BcsN, producing MRLRKTISLMAVLSTMAGCTSTGGVRQPSGPETVAPEKALVLPPPGGPSIVSVVERKRGNGVEQTVSLFTSSSVPGQNFLKVQFLGASGANPGAGDAGFSMINESGIRREVARAAPGVPMATSATFLQNAYGPFGYASGRSPAGDSCIYAWQQIRSSVNAMSQARNFGMIQLRLRLCDARASERQLLGIVYGYTVTGTFDGATWNPYGNPPPADVALGRTGAPVYPDEGGYRPSPMPIGYEPAPAIGSRPRVVPVRSAPASQPAGGATSLPAPIGPRVPLPGDAPQASARPAVVTEPVEQSARAIGVTVPSPDCIGDVAMTAACLK from the coding sequence ATGCGTTTGCGGAAGACGATATCGCTGATGGCCGTATTGAGCACGATGGCCGGCTGCACCTCGACAGGCGGTGTGCGCCAGCCTTCCGGGCCCGAAACCGTGGCGCCTGAAAAGGCGCTGGTGCTGCCGCCGCCGGGCGGCCCGTCGATCGTCAGCGTCGTCGAGCGCAAGCGTGGCAACGGCGTCGAGCAGACCGTATCGCTCTTTACCTCATCCTCCGTGCCCGGCCAGAATTTTCTGAAGGTGCAGTTCCTCGGCGCTTCCGGGGCCAATCCCGGGGCGGGCGATGCGGGCTTCAGCATGATCAATGAGAGCGGCATCCGTCGCGAAGTGGCCCGCGCGGCTCCCGGCGTGCCGATGGCGACGTCGGCGACCTTCCTGCAGAACGCTTATGGCCCCTTCGGTTACGCCTCCGGCCGCAGCCCTGCCGGCGACAGCTGCATCTATGCCTGGCAGCAGATCCGCTCGAGCGTCAACGCCATGAGCCAAGCGCGCAATTTCGGCATGATCCAGCTGCGCCTGCGTCTCTGTGATGCTAGGGCGAGCGAGCGCCAGCTGCTGGGCATCGTCTACGGTTATACCGTCACCGGCACCTTCGACGGTGCGACCTGGAACCCCTACGGCAATCCGCCGCCGGCCGATGTCGCGCTCGGACGCACCGGCGCGCCTGTCTATCCCGACGAGGGCGGTTATCGCCCCAGCCCGATGCCGATCGGTTATGAGCCGGCGCCTGCCATCGGCAGCCGGCCGCGGGTCGTTCCCGTGCGCAGCGCTCCGGCGTCGCAGCCGGCGGGGGGCGCGACATCCTTGCCGGCTCCTATCGGTCCGCGCGTGCCGCTGCCGGGCGATGCGCCGCAGGCGAGCGCCAGACCGGCTGTGGTAACCGAGCCGGTCGAACAATCCGCAAGGGCGATCGGCGTCACCGTGCCGTCGCCGGACTGCATAGGCGACGTGGCCATGACGGCCGCCTGCCTGAAATAA